The Fibrobacter sp. UWP2 genome has a window encoding:
- the proC gene encoding pyrroline-5-carboxylate reductase, with product MNKKIFFAGTGNMGGAILRGLLQAGSDPKTIFFFDPSDTAAAAVTALGCVRVKSFDEGVKAADVTFLCVKPQIFKKVSGEWNAAAKALTAPKTFISIMAGVARSALVSVLGEQNQVLRVMPNLPLTVGKGTVALATDGVNDETLATAETIFGTVGVTCRVSESLMDAVTGLSGSAPAYVFEFIEGLTRGGVKAGLTRDVALKLALGTIEGSVELVKQSGKSPSDLCAMVCSPAGTTIAGVDALEEGGFRSSLIKAVVAGTNRSKELGK from the coding sequence ATGAACAAGAAAATCTTTTTCGCCGGTACAGGCAATATGGGCGGGGCCATCCTCCGCGGTCTTCTCCAGGCCGGATCCGACCCCAAAACCATCTTTTTCTTTGACCCGAGCGACACCGCAGCGGCTGCCGTGACCGCCCTGGGCTGCGTTCGCGTAAAAAGCTTTGACGAGGGCGTCAAGGCAGCCGACGTGACGTTCCTCTGCGTAAAACCACAGATTTTCAAAAAAGTCTCTGGCGAATGGAACGCCGCCGCCAAGGCGCTCACTGCCCCCAAGACCTTCATTAGCATCATGGCCGGTGTCGCCCGCAGCGCCCTCGTGAGCGTGCTCGGCGAACAGAACCAGGTGCTCCGCGTGATGCCGAACCTGCCGCTCACCGTGGGCAAGGGCACGGTGGCCCTCGCCACCGACGGCGTCAACGACGAAACGCTTGCAACTGCCGAAACAATCTTCGGCACGGTCGGCGTGACCTGCCGCGTGTCAGAATCCTTGATGGACGCCGTCACCGGGCTCTCGGGCAGCGCCCCCGCCTACGTTTTCGAGTTCATCGAAGGGCTCACCCGCGGTGGCGTGAAGGCTGGCCTCACCCGCGATGTCGCGCTCAAGCTCGCCCTCGGCACCATCGAAGGCAGCGTGGAACTCGTCAAGCAGTCGGGCAAGAGTCCAAGCGACCTGTGCGCCATGGTATGCTCCCCCGCGGGCACGACCATCGCCGGCGTGGACGCCCTCGAAGAAGGCGGCTTCCGCTCGAGCCTCATCAAGGCCGTAGTCGCTGGCACCAACCGCTCCAAGGAACTGGGAAAATAA
- the rho gene encoding transcription termination factor Rho: MPRTKKNLDQNEVVEPVEAAEEAKAAPKKRGRTPKKASEKADEKVAENATEKKTEAAPVEKAPEPPTREKPTTEFTPAPEAPAANTAAMPAEGSAQATNNSAEGAPAEGTPQQGQNNGQQGDQNNRHFNNNNNQNNNRNNGNNQNNGNNRFNKFNKFKNRHNRNLPQDDFLDESIQLPPPDPEQVAAARAKWKQLRGLPMFELQSKAEELGIVDYKKMRKQALVYSILSATNGEDTPIYTEGVLEIIPEGGHGFLRNPEHNYLAGPDDIYISKNIIRRYDLKMGDTITGQVRQPREGEKYFALLRIDTVNFEPPEKTKRRVAFEYLTPIHPIERLNLEFDSQEYSTRLMNLFTPIGKGQRSIVLAPPRTGKTVLLQNVTKAITANHPEVKLIVLLIDERPEEVTEMRKLIDRLKEESAARGKNIMAEVLASTFDEEPGRHIKVASLVLEKAKRLVEHGNDVVILLDSITRFARANNVAIPHSGKILSGGVDANAMQLPKKFFGAARKIENGGSLTIVGTALIETGSRMDEVIFEEFKGTGNMELVLDRRIAEKRIWPAIDIFKSGTRKEELLLTEEEMRRVWILRRYLQDMTTVEIMEFLRDKLKLFKTNFDFLGSMNG; this comes from the coding sequence GTGCCTAGAACAAAAAAGAATCTGGACCAGAACGAAGTTGTCGAGCCTGTAGAAGCCGCAGAAGAAGCAAAGGCGGCACCCAAGAAGCGCGGGCGCACTCCTAAAAAGGCCTCCGAAAAGGCTGACGAAAAAGTTGCCGAGAACGCCACCGAAAAAAAGACGGAAGCAGCCCCGGTAGAAAAAGCCCCCGAACCGCCGACCCGCGAAAAGCCGACCACCGAATTTACACCCGCCCCCGAAGCCCCTGCCGCCAACACGGCGGCCATGCCCGCGGAAGGATCCGCCCAGGCAACCAACAACAGCGCCGAAGGCGCCCCCGCAGAAGGAACCCCGCAACAAGGCCAGAACAACGGCCAGCAGGGCGACCAGAATAACCGCCATTTCAACAACAACAACAATCAGAACAACAACCGTAACAACGGTAACAATCAAAACAACGGCAACAACCGTTTCAACAAGTTCAACAAGTTCAAGAACCGCCACAACCGCAACCTGCCGCAAGACGACTTTTTGGATGAGAGCATCCAGCTGCCGCCTCCCGACCCCGAGCAGGTGGCCGCCGCACGCGCCAAGTGGAAGCAACTCCGCGGTCTCCCCATGTTCGAGCTGCAGAGCAAGGCCGAAGAACTGGGCATTGTTGACTACAAAAAGATGCGCAAGCAGGCCCTGGTCTACAGCATTTTGAGCGCGACCAACGGCGAAGACACTCCGATTTACACCGAAGGCGTGCTCGAAATCATCCCCGAGGGCGGCCACGGCTTTTTGAGGAACCCCGAGCACAACTACCTCGCCGGTCCCGACGACATTTACATTAGCAAGAACATCATCCGCCGTTACGACCTCAAGATGGGCGACACCATCACGGGCCAGGTGCGCCAGCCCCGCGAAGGTGAAAAGTATTTTGCGCTGCTCCGCATTGACACGGTGAACTTCGAACCCCCCGAAAAGACCAAGCGTCGCGTCGCCTTCGAATACTTGACCCCGATTCACCCCATCGAGCGCCTGAACCTGGAATTCGATTCCCAGGAATACAGCACGCGCCTCATGAACCTCTTCACCCCCATTGGCAAGGGCCAGCGCAGTATTGTGCTCGCCCCGCCGCGCACCGGTAAAACCGTGTTGCTGCAGAACGTGACCAAGGCCATCACGGCGAACCACCCCGAAGTGAAGCTCATCGTGCTCCTGATTGACGAACGCCCCGAAGAAGTGACCGAAATGCGCAAGCTCATCGACCGCCTCAAAGAAGAGAGCGCCGCCCGCGGCAAGAACATCATGGCCGAAGTTCTCGCCTCCACGTTCGACGAGGAACCGGGCCGCCACATCAAGGTGGCAAGCCTCGTTTTGGAAAAGGCGAAGCGCCTTGTGGAGCACGGCAACGACGTGGTGATTTTGCTAGACTCCATCACCCGCTTTGCCCGCGCGAACAACGTCGCCATCCCGCACTCTGGCAAAATTCTCTCGGGCGGTGTGGACGCGAACGCCATGCAGCTTCCCAAAAAGTTCTTTGGCGCCGCCCGTAAAATCGAGAACGGCGGCTCACTCACCATTGTGGGCACAGCCTTGATCGAGACCGGCAGCCGCATGGACGAAGTGATCTTTGAAGAATTCAAGGGCACCGGCAACATGGAACTGGTTTTGGACCGCCGCATTGCCGAAAAGCGCATCTGGCCCGCCATCGACATTTTCAAGTCGGGCACCCGCAAAGAGGAATTGCTGTTGACCGAAGAAGAAATGCGCCGCGTTTGGATTTTGCGCCGTTACCTGCAAGACATGACTACAGTCGAGATCATGGAATTCTTGCGCGACAAATTGAAGCTCTTTAAGACGAACTTCGACTTCTTGGGCTCCATGAACGGTTAA
- the folK gene encoding 2-amino-4-hydroxy-6-hydroxymethyldihydropteridine diphosphokinase, with translation MESLERVFIALGSNLAPRSKRLAEGRDMLHRIASGGWLESPIYETPPVGPAGQGPYFNQVVSFWYSGTPKQLLYYLKGAELLLGRKPRGHWNSREIDLDLLYFGNQKASGRPTIPHVEIPNRQFVLVPLNDIAPDWQDPLRMCPVKDLLADLLSREDKIPFRTITGEEP, from the coding sequence GTGGAATCTTTGGAAAGAGTATTTATTGCCTTGGGCAGCAACCTCGCTCCCCGCTCTAAGCGTTTGGCTGAAGGGCGCGATATGTTGCACCGCATTGCCAGTGGTGGTTGGCTCGAGAGCCCCATCTACGAGACTCCACCCGTCGGTCCGGCCGGTCAGGGACCATATTTTAACCAGGTCGTGAGTTTTTGGTACTCGGGAACCCCGAAACAGCTGCTGTATTACCTCAAGGGGGCCGAGCTCTTGCTGGGCCGCAAGCCCCGCGGGCACTGGAATTCCAGGGAAATAGACCTCGATTTGCTCTACTTTGGCAACCAGAAGGCGTCTGGTCGCCCCACGATCCCGCACGTAGAGATCCCGAACAGGCAGTTTGTGCTTGTTCCGCTGAACGATATTGCACCCGATTGGCAGGACCCGCTGCGCATGTGCCCGGTCAAGGACCTGCTGGCCGACTTACTTTCACGGGAAGATAAAATCCCGTTCCGCACCATCACTGGGGAGGAACCGTAA
- a CDS encoding deoxynucleoside kinase: MLTDKGVHFLAIEGVIGVGKTTLARIIAERWNAMCIEENYEENPFLEKFYENRDAYAFQTQLFFLLDRHKQLQNSALQSDLFHDLLVSDYTYDKDQIFASQNLTNDSEYAMYEAVSKALSRDMPKPDLVVYLQASIPTLLARIKSRGRVMEKSIEGNYLKDLQARYDHHFWHYHDAPVLIINTDNIDFVHNESHLQMVLNAIAECPQQTTYFVPEGK, encoded by the coding sequence ATGCTTACCGACAAGGGCGTACACTTTTTAGCCATTGAAGGCGTCATCGGGGTGGGCAAGACCACTCTGGCGCGCATCATCGCCGAGCGCTGGAATGCCATGTGCATCGAGGAAAATTACGAAGAGAACCCCTTCCTCGAAAAATTTTACGAGAATCGGGATGCCTATGCCTTCCAGACCCAGCTGTTCTTTTTGCTGGACCGCCACAAGCAGCTGCAGAACTCGGCCTTGCAGAGCGACCTGTTCCACGATCTTTTGGTAAGCGACTACACCTACGACAAGGACCAGATTTTTGCCTCGCAGAACCTTACGAACGACAGCGAGTACGCCATGTACGAGGCTGTGTCCAAGGCCTTGAGCCGCGACATGCCCAAGCCGGACCTGGTCGTCTATTTGCAGGCGAGCATCCCGACGCTCCTTGCCCGCATCAAGAGCCGTGGCCGCGTCATGGAAAAGTCCATCGAGGGCAATTACCTCAAGGATCTGCAGGCGCGCTACGATCACCATTTTTGGCACTATCACGATGCGCCGGTGCTGATCATCAACACCGACAACATCGACTTTGTGCACAATGAGAGCCATTTGCAGATGGTTCTGAACGCCATTGCGGAGTGCCCGCAACAAACCACATATTTTGTCCCCGAAGGAAAATAA
- the panC gene encoding pantoate--beta-alanine ligase, with protein MQIIKSIDALRAAVKPLAMQGKTIGLVPTMGALHDGHGALIKESVKNCDVTVVSVFLNPIQFGKNEDLDKYPKRLEADAKLAESLGADFVFAPSVAEMYPDGDPLTLVRDETLESMYCGAYRPGHFRGVLTVVSKLFLISGANHAYFGEKDYQQVFLIERMVRDLNFDIQIHRVKIVREASGLALSSRNEYLTDLERSQALSISTGLKQAKETFEKGERRVAVLRDVVIKSILGNRGQVQYVEVVNQKDLQKFNGALREEDKVVILVAAFFGKTRLIDNIELN; from the coding sequence ATGCAGATTATCAAGTCAATCGATGCCCTGCGCGCCGCAGTGAAACCGCTCGCCATGCAGGGTAAAACAATTGGTCTCGTCCCTACGATGGGAGCCCTCCATGACGGTCATGGCGCGCTCATCAAGGAGTCCGTGAAAAATTGCGATGTGACAGTGGTGAGTGTGTTTTTAAACCCCATCCAGTTTGGCAAGAACGAGGATTTGGACAAGTACCCCAAGCGCCTGGAAGCCGACGCCAAGTTGGCAGAATCGCTGGGCGCTGACTTTGTGTTTGCCCCGAGTGTCGCCGAAATGTACCCCGATGGCGATCCGCTTACCTTGGTCCGCGACGAGACCCTCGAAAGCATGTATTGCGGCGCTTACCGCCCGGGACACTTCCGTGGTGTGCTGACGGTTGTATCTAAGTTGTTCTTGATTTCGGGCGCGAACCACGCCTACTTTGGCGAGAAGGACTACCAGCAGGTGTTCCTCATCGAACGCATGGTCCGCGACCTCAACTTCGACATACAGATTCACCGCGTAAAGATTGTGCGCGAGGCTTCGGGCCTTGCCCTCTCTAGCAGGAACGAGTACCTCACGGACTTGGAACGCTCCCAGGCGCTGAGCATCAGCACCGGTTTAAAGCAGGCGAAGGAAACCTTTGAAAAGGGGGAACGCCGTGTGGCTGTGCTGCGTGACGTGGTCATCAAGTCCATTTTAGGCAACCGCGGCCAGGTGCAGTACGTGGAAGTCGTAAACCAGAAGGACTTGCAAAAGTTCAATGGCGCATTGCGCGAAGAAGACAAGGTCGTGATTCTGGTCGCGGCGTTCTTTGGCAAAACCCGCCTCATTGACAACATTGAGCTGAACTAA